A region of uncultured Carboxylicivirga sp. DNA encodes the following proteins:
- a CDS encoding PQQ-dependent sugar dehydrogenase, whose protein sequence is MKKIVLTTFILFALIAVGFIWLKPTEPKAIPIQESEELFKNYCMGCHNAQKSSFVNRKWFFGNGRDEIFNSIKNGRQSYGMPSFQDGLSDDQIYGLADYIKQLSSQTDEKEEEYTISESGVHHSEVQDFTVETVVDGLDVPWGLEFLPNGDLLINERDGKMIRFTKSGEEQEITGLPEIVAKGQGGLLDIELHPDYEKNGWLYFTYSSPNEEDPKLASTAVMRARLKGNQLVDQERIFLAMPQTETRHHYGSKLEFDKDGYLYFSVGDRGNRDRHPQYLDNDCGKIHRINDDGSIPDDNPFVNDKDARPTIYSYGHRNPQGVCMHPFTGRIWTDEHGPKGGDELNLIEKGKNYGWPVISFGINYNGTTFTIDTAKAGMEQPIIYWIPSIAPCGMTFVKGDRYPNWKNNILTGSLSFHYLHRVELDGEKVVNQERLLEGIGRVRNVEMSPDGYIYVAVEKPGKILKLIPQ, encoded by the coding sequence ATGAAAAAGATTGTTTTAACTACCTTTATCTTATTTGCATTAATAGCCGTTGGTTTTATCTGGCTGAAGCCAACTGAACCCAAAGCCATTCCAATTCAGGAATCAGAAGAACTGTTTAAAAACTATTGCATGGGCTGTCATAACGCTCAAAAATCTTCCTTTGTTAATAGAAAATGGTTTTTTGGCAATGGTCGGGATGAAATATTCAATAGTATTAAAAACGGCCGTCAATCATATGGTATGCCATCATTTCAGGATGGATTATCAGATGATCAGATCTACGGATTAGCTGATTATATCAAGCAGCTTTCATCACAAACTGATGAAAAAGAGGAAGAGTATACCATTAGTGAGTCAGGTGTTCATCATAGTGAGGTACAGGATTTTACTGTTGAAACTGTTGTAGATGGATTGGATGTGCCTTGGGGCTTGGAATTCCTTCCCAATGGAGATTTATTAATCAATGAGCGGGATGGAAAAATGATCCGTTTTACAAAGAGTGGTGAAGAACAAGAGATAACTGGATTGCCAGAGATTGTTGCGAAAGGACAGGGAGGTTTGCTGGATATTGAGTTGCATCCTGATTATGAAAAAAACGGATGGCTTTATTTTACGTATTCTTCTCCAAACGAAGAGGATCCGAAACTCGCGAGTACTGCAGTGATGCGGGCCCGCTTAAAAGGCAATCAGTTGGTTGATCAGGAAAGAATATTTTTGGCAATGCCGCAAACAGAGACACGTCATCATTATGGTTCAAAACTTGAATTTGATAAAGATGGATATTTGTACTTTTCTGTTGGCGACAGGGGAAATCGTGACCGACATCCTCAGTATTTAGATAACGATTGTGGAAAAATTCATCGTATTAACGATGATGGTAGTATACCTGATGATAATCCGTTTGTGAATGATAAAGACGCTCGTCCTACTATTTATTCCTATGGTCATCGTAATCCTCAGGGTGTTTGCATGCATCCGTTTACAGGTCGCATCTGGACCGATGAACATGGTCCTAAAGGAGGTGATGAACTCAACCTGATTGAGAAAGGTAAGAATTATGGATGGCCTGTTATTTCATTTGGAATTAATTATAACGGAACAACTTTTACCATTGATACTGCCAAAGCTGGAATGGAGCAGCCCATTATTTATTGGATTCCTTCAATCGCACCTTGCGGAATGACTTTTGTGAAAGGAGACCGATATCCAAACTGGAAAAACAATATTTTAACCGGGTCATTAAGTTTTCATTATTTGCATCGTGTTGAATTAGATGGTGAAAAGGTGGTCAATCAGGAACGGCTGCTCGAAGGAATTGGAAGGGTACGAAATGTTGAGATGAGTCCGGATGGTTATATTTATGTTGCAGTTGAAAAACCAGGTAAAATATTAAAACTGATCCCACAATAA
- a CDS encoding DMT family transporter — protein MDRKIIVKAYAAMFAGLIIIGFSAILIKSAEAPGLITAFYRVFIASLVLIIPFLFRYRKIVVIPTKGIGMAILGGIAFGFDTALWSTAIEISNATIPTLMANLAPLWVGFGAMIFFKEKQRKGFWIGLTITLIGILLMVSHSYISKDGLLVSILLSLIAGMFYGTYYLITQKGRQLMDTLQYLSITSFSAALVLGVIVCFSDFSFTGYSDRTWVIYLVYGIGIHVIGWTLINYAQGYLRATTVSPTLLGQPVLTAFFAWLILGESLSVWQISGGIVVFAGIYVVNYSRLKQR, from the coding sequence ATGGACCGCAAAATTATTGTTAAGGCATATGCAGCCATGTTTGCTGGCCTTATAATTATAGGTTTTTCGGCTATTCTAATTAAATCGGCTGAAGCTCCAGGTCTGATAACTGCCTTCTACAGGGTTTTTATCGCATCATTGGTGCTTATCATACCTTTTCTTTTTCGCTATAGAAAAATTGTTGTGATACCAACCAAAGGGATAGGGATGGCAATTTTAGGAGGCATTGCATTTGGTTTTGATACGGCATTATGGTCAACCGCAATAGAAATAAGTAATGCTACTATACCAACATTAATGGCCAATCTTGCCCCTTTATGGGTTGGTTTTGGAGCAATGATATTCTTTAAGGAAAAGCAAAGGAAGGGCTTCTGGATTGGACTGACTATAACGCTAATAGGTATATTGCTAATGGTTTCTCATAGTTATATTAGCAAAGACGGGTTGTTAGTCAGCATATTATTAAGCCTTATTGCCGGTATGTTTTATGGGACTTATTATCTGATTACTCAAAAAGGTCGTCAATTGATGGATACCTTGCAATATTTGTCAATCACCTCTTTCTCGGCTGCCTTGGTATTGGGTGTTATAGTTTGTTTCTCAGACTTTAGTTTTACAGGATATAGCGATAGAACATGGGTCATCTATTTAGTTTATGGTATAGGTATTCATGTAATTGGTTGGACACTCATTAATTACGCACAGGGTTATTTGAGAGCAACAACTGTATCGCCAACACTTTTGGGCCAACCTGTGCTAACCGCTTTTTTTGCCTGGCTTATTTTGGGCGAATCACTTTCTGTTTGGCAAATTTCCGGAGGCATTGTTGTATTTGCCGGAATATATGTTGTAAACTATTCGAGATTAAAGCAAAGATAA
- the rarD gene encoding EamA family transporter RarD, whose product MTNDNQGQAKGYLYTAQAFVSWGLLPIYWKLLSHLPAIEILAHRILWSLIFVVVFLYIRGKLHLGAIFKNKKSLLTLIITGLLVGSNWGVYIYAVNAGQIVEASLGYYITPLVNVVLGMIFLQERLSKIQLIALLLAAVSVLYLTVDYGQFPWIAVYLAFSFGLYGLLKKKSGVDSLPALAIETLVLTPFALTYVVWKMVDGTGHLFAGDILTDTLLILAGVVTTLPLYWFAQGAKRITLTSVGFMQYIGPTIMLLLGIYIYKEGFPLEQKIAFSFIWLALAFYSYTIIFKSRRVK is encoded by the coding sequence ATGACAAATGATAATCAAGGACAGGCTAAAGGCTATCTTTATACAGCGCAGGCTTTTGTGAGTTGGGGCTTACTGCCGATATACTGGAAATTACTGTCGCATCTGCCTGCTATAGAAATTCTAGCTCATAGGATTCTCTGGTCACTAATTTTTGTTGTGGTTTTCTTATATATCAGAGGTAAACTTCATCTGGGGGCTATTTTTAAAAATAAAAAGTCCTTACTAACACTAATAATCACAGGTTTGCTAGTAGGCAGCAATTGGGGTGTATATATTTATGCTGTTAATGCAGGACAAATTGTGGAGGCAAGTCTGGGTTATTACATTACTCCATTGGTCAATGTGGTCTTGGGTATGATTTTTTTACAAGAAAGATTGAGTAAAATACAACTAATAGCCTTATTATTAGCGGCTGTTTCTGTTTTATATCTTACAGTCGATTATGGTCAATTCCCATGGATTGCTGTTTATCTTGCGTTTTCGTTTGGTTTATATGGCTTATTAAAGAAGAAAAGTGGAGTTGATTCATTACCTGCTCTTGCAATAGAAACCTTGGTGTTGACTCCTTTTGCATTAACGTATGTTGTTTGGAAGATGGTTGATGGAACAGGTCATCTATTTGCAGGAGATATACTAACAGACACATTGTTGATTTTAGCAGGTGTGGTTACAACCTTGCCACTTTATTGGTTTGCTCAAGGGGCAAAACGTATTACATTAACTTCTGTAGGTTTTATGCAATACATTGGTCCAACAATTATGTTATTACTTGGTATTTATATTTATAAGGAAGGCTTTCCGTTGGAACAAAAGATTGCATTTAGTTTTATTTGGTTGGCTTTGGCCTTTTATAGTTACACAATTATTTTTAAATCTCGCAGAGTAAAATAA
- a CDS encoding NUDIX hydrolase N-terminal domain-containing protein — protein MDYLNTIKRIKALAETGLVYAQNGYEIERNQELIDLSKELMAAIVNQPIETIDRFYLPPKEYPTPKVDVRGFILNEKDEILMAKEVMDGKWTIPGGWADIGFTPAEIAVKEVEEETGIQSEVVRLLAVYDKRCHNHPASPFYVYKIVFLCCMTGGELRGAFDIEDSGWFKLDSLPELSEDRIVQSQMEELFQLAKNDTLPVVFD, from the coding sequence ATGGATTATTTAAATACAATAAAACGGATCAAAGCATTAGCCGAAACAGGTTTGGTTTATGCTCAAAATGGCTATGAGATAGAACGTAACCAGGAGTTGATTGATTTGAGTAAGGAATTAATGGCTGCAATTGTTAATCAACCTATTGAAACTATTGATCGGTTTTACTTGCCTCCCAAAGAATATCCAACTCCTAAAGTAGATGTCCGTGGATTTATTCTCAACGAGAAGGATGAAATACTGATGGCGAAAGAAGTGATGGATGGTAAATGGACTATTCCGGGTGGTTGGGCAGATATAGGTTTTACACCTGCCGAAATTGCTGTAAAAGAAGTGGAGGAGGAGACAGGGATTCAATCGGAAGTTGTCCGTTTATTAGCTGTTTATGATAAACGTTGTCACAATCATCCGGCCTCACCTTTTTATGTATATAAAATTGTTTTTCTGTGTTGTATGACAGGTGGGGAGTTGCGAGGGGCTTTCGATATTGAAGATTCGGGCTGGTTTAAACTTGACAGTCTACCTGAATTATCAGAAGATCGAATCGTTCAATCGCAGATGGAAGAATTATTTCAATTGGCAAAGAATGATACTTTACCGGTTGTGTTTGACTAA
- a CDS encoding RNA-binding protein yields the protein MMNIFISNLTYAITDGDLQELFEEYGQVSSAKIITDRETRKSRGFGFVEMPDAEAGRKAIEELDRAEYDGRVINVKEAEARPQRSNNNRGGNGGGNRRRY from the coding sequence ATGATGAATATTTTTATTTCGAACCTGACTTACGCTATCACTGATGGTGATTTACAGGAACTTTTCGAGGAGTATGGACAAGTAAGTTCAGCCAAAATTATCACTGACCGCGAAACTCGCAAATCAAGAGGCTTTGGCTTCGTTGAAATGCCTGATGCAGAAGCTGGTCGCAAAGCTATTGAAGAACTTGACCGTGCTGAGTACGATGGTCGTGTTATCAATGTAAAAGAAGCAGAAGCTCGTCCACAACGTAGCAACAACAACCGTGGTGGAAACGGTGGCGGTAACCGTCGTCGTTACTAG
- a CDS encoding mechanosensitive ion channel domain-containing protein, translating into MKEFFTQNFKSEDLLLPIIFSILLLIAAWFAGVLLIRLLRKAIHREHNRVIEKVVKLVKTPIKLLTVVLAISLINYYFKDSIDINGGKIIFIILVFTITYLAIAIIRSIKHFILSSYNILDADNLKARKIHTQMRVFERLLIFLVTFIGMSVALLSFEKVREIGLSLLASAGIAGIIIGFAAQKSLSLLLAGFQIAITQPIRLDDVVIVEGEWGWIEEITLTYVVVRIWDKRRLIVPINYFIEKPFQNWTRQSADILGTVFIYVDYGFPVEKMREEMSRILPDIQEWDGEVNVLQVTDATEKTMELRALVSAKDSPKAWDLRVRLREELIQFMQREYPDYLPKARIEFEKENNLDSKEKVLE; encoded by the coding sequence ATGAAAGAATTTTTTACTCAAAATTTCAAAAGCGAAGATTTACTGTTACCGATTATTTTTTCAATACTGCTGCTAATTGCTGCATGGTTTGCCGGTGTTCTTTTAATTCGATTACTTCGAAAAGCAATACATCGTGAACATAACAGGGTTATTGAAAAGGTTGTAAAACTGGTTAAGACTCCCATTAAACTTTTAACTGTTGTATTAGCCATTAGTTTAATCAATTACTATTTTAAAGACTCAATTGACATTAACGGAGGCAAAATTATTTTCATAATACTGGTCTTTACCATTACCTATCTTGCAATAGCCATCATTCGTAGTATTAAGCACTTCATATTATCGAGCTATAACATACTGGATGCTGATAATTTAAAAGCCCGCAAGATTCACACTCAAATGCGTGTATTTGAGCGCTTGCTTATTTTTCTTGTCACATTTATAGGCATGTCGGTAGCGTTGTTAAGCTTCGAAAAAGTTCGTGAAATTGGATTAAGTCTTCTGGCATCGGCAGGTATTGCAGGTATTATCATTGGTTTTGCAGCACAAAAAAGTTTATCTCTTTTGTTAGCAGGTTTTCAGATTGCCATAACTCAACCCATACGACTTGATGATGTAGTTATTGTTGAAGGAGAATGGGGCTGGATAGAAGAAATTACCCTTACTTATGTGGTTGTTCGAATTTGGGATAAAAGAAGATTAATAGTACCTATCAATTATTTTATTGAAAAGCCATTTCAAAACTGGACTCGTCAGTCTGCAGATATTCTTGGAACCGTATTTATTTATGTTGATTATGGTTTCCCGGTTGAAAAAATGCGTGAGGAAATGAGCCGGATATTGCCGGATATTCAGGAATGGGATGGTGAAGTAAATGTACTGCAAGTAACAGATGCGACCGAAAAAACAATGGAACTAAGAGCCCTGGTAAGTGCTAAAGACTCGCCCAAAGCCTGGGATTTAAGAGTAAGGCTTCGTGAAGAGCTGATACAATTTATGCAGCGTGAATATCCTGACTACCTGCCAAAAGCAAGAATTGAATTTGAAAAAGAAAATAATTTAGACAGTAAAGAGAAGGTATTGGAATAA
- a CDS encoding M20/M25/M40 family metallo-hydrolase, with product MNLKRSNLLLFCALIVTPLFAQNQTERLKNHVYTLASDSLEGRGLGTVGKIKAFNYIAEQFKEIGLTPLCENYQHQFTFMENLMRVPATNVVGMLEGNDPELKSEYIVIGAHYDHLGYREKDGEKIIYNGADDNASGVATVIETARYLKQNQSKLKYSVIFVAFDAEESGLVGSRYFLSDKVIDPAKVKFMFSVDMVGMYSSIGSLRLQGMALLKDGDEMAQSIAIKNKLIIAKANTTKVELTDTKSFADYGIPATHLFTGLKSPYHKPEDTADKLDYEGMNTICTFLCKLSEEIATQDMLVAHRKATQEIPPVTIGGKIGMGSSRLVFNDEQLQTIPRFAIEPGLFAQIKITRSLFLQPEVVYDIHSYKVNDSKINMQSITTPVSLMLKTYNNDMFTPKFFVLAGAYYSYHLNGKIDGEKMDFDATYNRDDYGFIWGFGFEFYKVQLSSTYRNSLQDFSQDSSTGDTNRSAVYFNMGWRF from the coding sequence ATGAATCTCAAAAGATCTAACCTATTGCTATTTTGTGCCTTAATAGTAACACCGCTATTTGCACAAAATCAAACAGAGCGTCTAAAAAATCATGTATACACACTTGCCTCCGACAGCCTGGAAGGAAGAGGACTGGGCACCGTAGGTAAGATAAAAGCATTCAACTACATTGCTGAACAATTTAAAGAAATTGGATTAACACCCTTATGCGAAAATTACCAGCATCAATTTACCTTTATGGAAAATCTGATGAGGGTACCTGCTACAAATGTTGTTGGTATGCTTGAAGGTAACGATCCTGAATTAAAATCGGAATACATAGTTATAGGAGCACATTACGATCATCTTGGTTATCGAGAAAAAGATGGTGAGAAAATAATTTACAATGGAGCCGACGATAACGCCTCCGGTGTTGCCACTGTAATCGAGACAGCCCGCTATCTCAAACAGAACCAATCAAAACTGAAATACAGTGTTATATTTGTTGCTTTCGATGCCGAAGAAAGCGGGTTAGTTGGATCAAGGTATTTTCTTTCAGACAAGGTGATTGATCCTGCCAAAGTAAAATTCATGTTCAGTGTAGACATGGTTGGCATGTATTCAAGCATTGGTAGTTTGCGCTTGCAGGGTATGGCGTTATTGAAAGATGGTGATGAGATGGCTCAATCAATAGCTATTAAAAACAAGCTGATAATTGCAAAAGCAAACACCACCAAAGTAGAGCTAACCGATACGAAATCTTTTGCCGACTATGGAATACCAGCCACACATTTATTTACAGGATTAAAATCACCTTATCACAAACCGGAAGACACAGCCGATAAACTTGATTATGAAGGAATGAATACGATTTGCACTTTTTTGTGCAAATTATCAGAAGAAATAGCAACTCAGGATATGCTGGTGGCTCATCGCAAAGCAACTCAGGAAATACCACCGGTTACCATTGGAGGGAAAATCGGGATGGGTTCAAGCAGACTTGTTTTTAACGATGAACAACTACAAACAATTCCTCGCTTTGCGATTGAGCCAGGATTATTTGCACAAATAAAAATAACCCGTTCGCTATTTTTACAACCCGAAGTTGTCTATGATATTCATAGTTACAAAGTAAACGACAGTAAAATAAACATGCAATCAATCACAACTCCTGTATCACTCATGCTTAAAACATATAACAATGATATGTTCACACCAAAGTTCTTTGTATTGGCCGGAGCTTATTATAGTTATCATTTAAATGGCAAGATTGATGGCGAAAAGATGGATTTCGATGCAACTTATAACAGAGATGATTATGGATTTATTTGGGGATTTGGCTTTGAATTTTATAAGGTTCAGCTAAGTTCCACCTACCGCAACAGCTTACAAGATTTTAGTCAAGATTCTTCTACAGGTGACACTAACAGATCAGCTGTATATTTTAATATGGGTTGGAGATTTTAA
- a CDS encoding lysylphosphatidylglycerol synthase transmembrane domain-containing protein, whose protein sequence is MTDNSGKILRSIRPGKITLPIFIGLAVTGYFLYHEFDASVMDAFTFSFQSIFWFFVSFLMIAARDLGYIYRIRLLSGTQITWRKAFNIIMLWEFTSAITPSAIGGTSVAIFFINKEGIKIGRSTAIVMVTSFLDELYFIITFPLILLFIGRTDIFAFGNSIENSLPFYKNQFLMFALAGYIVKLAYTIVISYGLFVNPRGLKWLLLWIFKLPIIRRWRPQANESGSDLIAASKEFKTWPFKNWLKAFMATAFSWTSRYWIVNSLILAFFGFHFLGWNDHILIFGKQLVMWIMMLVSPTPGGSGFAEWVFKEFLSTMIPIGTGVAMAFMWRVVSYYPYLLIGAFIVPRWIKKHFVKG, encoded by the coding sequence ATGACCGATAACTCTGGTAAAATATTAAGAAGCATCCGACCAGGGAAAATTACCCTTCCCATTTTTATTGGATTGGCAGTTACCGGTTATTTTCTTTATCATGAGTTCGATGCATCTGTGATGGATGCTTTTACATTTTCCTTCCAATCAATTTTCTGGTTTTTTGTATCCTTTTTAATGATAGCAGCCAGAGATTTAGGGTATATTTATCGCATACGTCTTTTGAGCGGAACACAAATAACCTGGCGAAAAGCTTTTAACATAATTATGTTGTGGGAGTTCACTTCTGCTATTACTCCTTCTGCAATAGGTGGAACAAGTGTTGCAATTTTCTTTATCAACAAAGAAGGAATCAAAATTGGCCGAAGTACAGCCATTGTAATGGTAACCTCCTTTCTGGATGAATTGTATTTTATTATAACATTTCCTCTCATCCTGCTTTTCATCGGACGAACTGATATTTTTGCTTTTGGCAATTCAATCGAGAACAGTCTGCCCTTTTATAAAAACCAATTTTTAATGTTTGCTCTTGCCGGTTATATTGTAAAACTGGCATATACAATCGTTATAAGCTATGGTCTTTTTGTTAATCCACGTGGATTGAAATGGTTATTACTTTGGATTTTTAAATTACCTATTATTAGACGATGGAGACCACAGGCAAACGAGTCCGGATCTGATTTAATTGCCGCTTCGAAGGAATTTAAGACTTGGCCCTTTAAAAATTGGCTCAAAGCTTTTATGGCAACTGCATTCAGCTGGACCTCCCGTTACTGGATTGTAAACTCGCTCATTTTGGCATTTTTCGGATTCCATTTCCTCGGATGGAATGATCACATTCTGATATTTGGCAAACAATTGGTAATGTGGATTATGATGCTGGTTAGTCCAACACCCGGAGGTAGTGGATTTGCAGAGTGGGTATTTAAAGAGTTTCTTTCAACCATGATACCTATTGGCACAGGTGTTGCTATGGCTTTTATGTGGCGGGTTGTAAGCTACTATCCATACCTGTTAATCGGGGCTTTTATTGTACCTCGCTGGATAAAGAAGCACTTTGTGAAAGGTTAG
- a CDS encoding substrate-binding domain-containing protein — protein MALHKYQILFVLSLILIATGCKQRKKNSTSESLQTQKELVVYCENSMLGLILNLKEQFEIQYNCKVRVQNDCAQNLMDLISYTGKGDLYIPSSTATFEKFYQETGQALMDSVFIGYNSLTFMVKKGNPTNFDGRFSSLLKDKYSLIIANPETSSIGFETRKLLQTQNVYDRLLPKIVALTSDSKGLIKELKNDKVDIVIDWESNYFVNGNRNYVDIIKPDLQNNLHIPIFATSLSCSSEPVLTKAFLNFTNTQLNENRLSKYGFTKRKTIIF, from the coding sequence ATGGCCCTACACAAGTACCAGATCCTCTTCGTCCTGAGTCTTATTTTAATAGCTACAGGATGTAAGCAACGAAAAAAAAATAGTACTTCAGAATCCTTGCAAACTCAAAAAGAGTTGGTCGTTTATTGCGAAAACTCAATGCTGGGGCTGATTTTGAACCTTAAAGAGCAATTTGAAATACAATACAATTGCAAAGTAAGAGTTCAGAATGATTGTGCTCAAAATTTAATGGACCTGATTAGTTACACAGGTAAAGGTGACCTTTACATACCTTCTTCAACAGCTACTTTTGAAAAATTTTACCAGGAAACAGGCCAGGCTTTGATGGATTCAGTTTTTATTGGATATAATTCTTTGACTTTCATGGTAAAGAAGGGTAATCCTACAAATTTCGATGGAAGATTCTCATCTCTGCTGAAAGATAAATACTCTTTAATCATAGCTAATCCGGAAACAAGCTCTATCGGTTTTGAAACAAGGAAATTATTACAAACTCAAAATGTTTATGACAGGCTGTTACCTAAAATAGTTGCCCTTACATCCGACTCAAAAGGACTGATAAAAGAACTGAAAAATGACAAGGTAGATATTGTTATTGACTGGGAAAGTAACTACTTTGTTAATGGAAATCGCAATTATGTTGATATTATCAAACCTGATCTGCAAAATAATTTACATATACCCATTTTTGCAACAAGTCTTTCATGTAGCTCAGAACCAGTACTTACCAAAGCCTTTCTAAATTTCACCAACACCCAATTAAATGAAAACAGATTAAGTAAATACGGTTTTACTAAAAGGAAAACGATAATTTTTTAA